The DNA sequence GGGCAGAGGTGGACGACCCCGCGCGGGTCGACGAGCGCGCCCTGCGCGCGGCCGGGTGCCACGGCGTCCTGCTGCGCGGACGGGTGGTCCAGGTGGTCGTCGGACCGGAGGCGGACACCCTGGCCAGCGACCTCGAGGAGCTGACGTGGCGGCCCAGCGATGACCGGGGCCCGTCGGCTTGACACCCGTGGCAGGGCCGCGATGGGATGCACTTGTCTGGACCACTGCCGTCGGCAACGAGGCTGCCGGCAGCCCCGAACGAAGGAGAGCGACGTGCACGAGGCAGCAGCGACGAAGCGGACGCGCCGGTGAGCGGCGTCGTCGTCGGCTCCCCGGTGCCGGGCACGGCGCTGGCCATGTCGGAGGTGCCCGACCCGGTCTTCGCGGAGTCGATCGTGGGACCCGGCGTGGCGGTAGACCCTCCGCGCGACGGGGACGTCGACGTCGTCGCCCCGTTCGAGGGCACCCTCGTCAAGCTCCACCCGCACGCGTTCGTCGTCCAGCACGCCTCCGGCCGTGCTGTGCTGGTCCACCTCGGTCTCGACACCGTCCAGCTCAAGGGCGAGGGCTTCACCCTCCACGCCGCCGAGGGCGAGACCGTCACCGCCGGCCAGGTGCTCGTCACCTGGCGGCCCGGCGACATCGCCGAGGGCGGCCGCTCCCCGGTCAGCCCCGT is a window from the Georgenia muralis genome containing:
- a CDS encoding PTS sugar transporter subunit IIA, whose translation is MSGVVVGSPVPGTALAMSEVPDPVFAESIVGPGVAVDPPRDGDVDVVAPFEGTLVKLHPHAFVVQHASGRAVLVHLGLDTVQLKGEGFTLHAAEGETVTAGQVLVTWRPGDIAEGGRSPVSPVVALDAAPGALSALAEPGTALETGAALFEWA
- a CDS encoding glucose PTS transporter subunit EIIB encodes the protein MKDVGAIVAALGGVENIREIEPCITRLRAEVDDPARVDERALRAAGCHGVLLRGRVVQVVVGPEADTLASDLEELTWRPSDDRGPSA